From the Daucus carota subsp. sativus chromosome 8, DH1 v3.0, whole genome shotgun sequence genome, one window contains:
- the LOC108198866 gene encoding uncharacterized protein LOC108198866, with amino-acid sequence MNDEADWGHSNLMHFPAHDEASLHKAMQQCIMKVANAHQHDSAIAEPSPYIKHWAHRHQLALRNKNATTSTPNLSCKLAETEILICDGCIKPISLLDELFYECNSCNFFLHRSCSQFPEEFEHHLAGKLGREFGREDHELDGLHCKAGCGLVGNGIFMTNKTASLDICCASLPRMIKHEAHRHPLSQLKNPDDFFCKACLDQPETNEETIMYGCERCKFYFHIGCVIRPHLMNHRWDPHPLYLILSPKNVADHPHEFECELCSLQINPSSWFYHCNICDLSFHTDCIDPDDWLSNIKFGANDIYSDKHPHPHGLTFIFNKKKRNCNLCGKDARDMLALECSPCKYLVHEECFDED; translated from the coding sequence ATGAATGATGAAGCAGATTGGGGACATTCCAATTTGATGCACTTCCCTGCACATGATGAAGCATCACTACATAAAGCGATGCAGCAATGTATCATGAAGGTAGCAAATGCTCACCAGCATGATTCTGCCATTGCGGAACCTTCACCTTATATCAAGCATTGGGCCCATAGGCACCAGCTGGCACTTAGAAACAAGAACGCGACAACTTCAACCCCTAACTTGAGCTGTAAATTAGCGGAAACTGAAATTCTAATCTGCGATGGGTGCATTAAACCAATATCCTTGCTTGATGAATTATTCTATGAATGCAATTCATGCAATTTTTTTCTCCACAGATCATGCTCTCAGTTTCCAGAAGAGTTTGAGCATCATCTAGCAGGCAAGCTGGGGAGAGAATTTGGACGAGAAGACCATGAACTCGACGGTCTCCATTGCAAAGCTGGTTGCGGACTTGTTGGTAATGGGATTTTCATGACCAATAAAACAGCCAGTCTAGACATCTGCTGTGCTTCACTACCGAGAATGATCAAACATGAAGCTCATCGTCACCCTCTTAGCCAATTAAAGAATCCAGATGACTTTTTTTGTAAAGCATGTCTGGATCAACCCGAAACAAATGAAGAAACTATCATGTATGGATGTGAAAGATGCAAATTCTACTTCCATATAGGGTGTGTGATAAGACCACATCTGATGAATCATAGATGGGATCCTCATCCTCTTTACTTGATTCTCTCTCCCAAGAATGTAGCGGATCATCCTCATGAATTCGAGTGTGAACTATGCTCCTTACAGATAAATCCAAGCAGTTGGTTTTATCACTGCAATATATGTGATCTATCATTTCATACCGACTGTATTGATCCAGATGATTGGCTCTCCAATATCAAGTTTGGTGCTAACGACATTTACAGCGACAAACATCCTCATCCACACGGCCTCACgtttattttcaataaaaagaagagaaattgcAATTTATGTGGCAAAGATGCACGCGATATGCTAGCTCTGGAGTGTTCACCATGCAAATATTTGGTGCATGAAGAATGTTTTGATGAAGATTGA
- the LOC108199543 gene encoding pre-mRNA-processing factor 19-like, with protein MQFSDFGSHFQTLEGKTPIQIFMCTMAIMVAVRRNKEWDGLILSNFAPEKQLHTEREELSHAFYKYDAACCVIARLTKEQDEARSLLAQAERQASAPDGPYVWGYCFIAERNNPGTFCTSTDWPCAPRKQY; from the exons ATGCAGTTCTCAGACTTTGGGTCACACTTCCAGACTTTAGAAGGAAAAACGCCAATACAAATATTCATGTGTACAATGGCTATAATGGTTGCAGTCAGGCGTAACAAG GAATGGGACGGTCTCATATTATCGAATTTTGCACCGGAGAAACAACTGCATACAGAAAGGGAAGAGCTTAGTCATGCCTTTTACAAG TATGATGCTGCTTGCTGTGTAATTGCTAGACTAACGAAAGAACAAGATGAAGCGAGGTCACTCTTAGCACAGGCAGAAAGACAG GCAAGTGCACCAGATGGTCCATATGTATGGGGATATTGCTTTATTGCGGAGAGAAACAATCCGGGTACATTCTGCACTTCCACGGACTGGCCTTGTGCTCCTCGCAAACAATATTAA